Sequence from the Desulfomonilia bacterium genome:
AGTCGGGATAACAACCACATTCGGATTATAAGGAAGCGACTGCTCCTTAAGAAAACTGTTTCCTGCAATGATGGTGTCACTTACCCTGGCCATCTTTTCAAACCTGTGAGCTCTTGTTCGCGAATACGGGCTGCCTGCCAGGGAGTTTTTATACATGACGGCATCATCAAGATCGTAGATAATCCTTTTTGCATTCCTCCTGAACAGTTCGAGAAAGGGGAAATGAAAGCGTTTTCGCTGGACAAAAATACAGTCATAGCCGTTGAGTTTCATATACAAATCGGCATATTCCTTTATCGTTCGCGGAAACTCCATGACATACGTAAAAACCCCGTTTTCTCTAAGATAGGGCAGGTACTGCAAGATCCTGTACCTGCTCGCAGCAATCTCTTTCCCCTGTATCAGGGCAAGCATTTTCATTTTCGCTTCCCCTTTTCGGCTATAACTTTCTCTATCTTCTCAAAGACCGTGTATGAATCGTCAAATGAGGTGTTTTCCACATGCGGCATCCCACCTGAAATCATTTTATCAATGGCGTGTTCCAGTGCATCAACATCGGCTGCCGGAATAATATATCCGTTCTTCCCGCTTTCAATGAACATGGATGCACCATTTGCCGATGTCGTGATGACAGGTGTCCCCGATGCAAGCGATTCGAGCACAACGAGCGAGCATGCATCATAATAGGTCGGATGCGCAAGGCAGTCGCATGCGGGGTAGATATAATCAAGTCCGGCGCTTTTTCCCGCAAAAACAATCATCCTGCCAAACTTTCCGGCAAGCGACATGGATCCGGCATCAGGTTCGCCTACAACAAGAAGCCTGACATTGGTCTTTTTTATTTTTTTTAGCGCTTCGAGAAGAATCCTGAATCCCTTCAGGATAAAGTTATTCGCAACAAAGAGGAACACGAAATCGTTTTCACCAAGACCGTAGAATTTTCTTATATCACTGCGCCCCTCAATCTTAGCCGGTGAGTATTTCCTTGTATCTATGCCATTGGGGATGAGAAAAATTTCTGGAGGATTCTTGCCGCAGAATTCCCTGATATCATTCTCCACCATCCTTGATATTGCCAGGACAACAGGCCTCTCGACCTTGAGAGTCCACCATTCAAAGGCTCGCTGAAAGGCATCCTTGAAGCTCAACCTTTTTATGATCCTTATCAGTGACCTCATATTTTCAGAATACCTGATAATGTCCCTTTCAGACCATGCGGCATGCAGCCCGCCATGGGGCTGATAAATATCCATATGAAATGTATTTCCCACCCCGTAATGAACCCAGCCTTTCATTTTCCTGGCTTTAAAGAAATGCATTAAGGCAAAACTCAGATGTCTGAGCGACTGGGGAAATTTTATGACACGGACCTTATGAATGGCTATACCCGGACAATCAGTACCGGAAGACTTCATGCATATGACAGCAACCTCATGGCCTCTGTCTGCAAGAAAATGCGCCAGATCCCAGCAGTAGCGCTCTGCGCCGCCTGTTTTTGGATCGAATTTTTCTATGGCAAGACAGACTTTCATGATCATCGCCATTTGTTAATGGCTTCGCACACCCTTTCGACCTGAGCATCAGCAAGCTCCGGATACATGGGCAGGCTCAAGATCCCCTTATAAAGCCTTTCAGTATTGGCAAGACCGGTGCAGCCCCTTACCCTTCCCAGATATGCAGGCTGCTGATGTATGGCAAGCGGATAATGGATTGCAGTCCCTATTCCTTCGTTCATCAGATATTCACGAAGCTTATCCCTTTCTTCACACTCTACTACATAAAGGTGCATTGCATGGGTCGTATTCTGGATATCCGCCGGGGCCTTAATGCTGCTCCCTGATATTGCAGAATTATAGCTTGATGCAATCTGTCTGCGTCTTTCATTGGCTTTCTCCAGATGGCCGAGCTTCACACGAAGGATGGCCGCCTGTATTTCATCAAGTCTAGAGTTAACGCCGGAAAACGAGCTCACATACCTTTCCTTCCAGCCGTATTCCCTGAGCCACTTTACGTTATCAGCTATTCCGCAATCATTTGTGATGACAGCGCCCCCGTCACCGAGCGCGCCTAGGTTTTTTGTCGGGTAAAAACTGAATGCGGCCGCATGACCGAAGGTGCCTGCTTTTTTATCCCCGATGATTGCACCGTGCGCCTGTGCACAGTCCTCAATAACCTTGAGGCCGTGCCTTTCAGCAATTCCCATTATGGCTGACATATCGCATGGCTGGCCGTATATGTGTACAGGGACGATGGCCATTGTCTTTGGTGATATAAGTGCTTCAATAAGACCCGGATCAATGCATCGGCTTGTATTATCAATATCAGCAAAAACCGGGACAAGACCTGCCTGCTCAATCGCAGCGACGGTCGCAACGGCGGAGTGTGAAACCGTTATAACCTCATCACCGGTCTTAAGGCCGGCGGCTTTCAGTGCAAGCATCAATGCATCAGTACCGCTTGCAACGCCTATACAATTATCTGCACCGATGAATGAAGCAAACTCTTTCTCAAATGAATCAACTTCGCTCCCGAGAATATACCAGCCGCTATCGACGACCCTTGCTACGGCATCGAGAATTTCTTTTTGGAGAACTTCAGATTGCGCCTTCGGGTTTACAACCGGTATGATTTCTTTTCCCTGCATGATTTTTACCGGTAATATGAGAAATACTCTTTAAAATAATTAATGGATATCTGAAGGCCCTGCTCAATACCTGTGGCAGGTTTCCAGCCCAGTTCGTTTTCAATTTTTTTACAGTCGGAATAGTAGTCGCCTATATCAATAATTTTCCGCTCTTTGGGAAACGGCACTATTTCACTTGTGCCCGAACCATTGATATCGATTATCATTGCAGCTAATTCGCTTAAGGTAATCCTGCCTTCTCCTCCGAGATTATAGACCTTGCCGTCAGCCTTTTCATCTGCACCTGCAAAGAGGAATGCATCCACTGCATCTTCGGAAAAAGTAAAGTCCCTTACCTGCAGACCATCGCCGAAAATAAGCAGAGGTTTGCCCTCAATTATGTTTTTTATCCAGATGCCGAGAAATGTCTGTCTGGCATCTTTTATCCTCATCCTCGGGCCGTATGTATTTGTGAGCCTCAATACGCACGAACGGATATTGTAAACATTGTTATAAACGATATGATACCATTCGCCTGCAACCTTGTTGATGCCATTAACGTCAACAGGGCAGACCGGATGGTCCTCGTCCGCGGGCAGGTATTGAGGTTTACCGTATATCTGGCGGGTACTGGCAAACACGATTTTAATGTCTGGATTATTGTGCCTGCATGCCTCCAATATGAACAACTGGGCACGGGCGTTTATCTCCAGGTCGGCATAAGGATTCTGCATGGAATCGACATGGCTGGTCTGACCGGCAAGATTGAACAGGTAATCCTGGCCTTTTACCAGAAATCTCATCGAATGCTCATCGCGCACATCCGAGAAATTGACTTTTACCCTGTCCTTGACAGGTTCTATATTAAAAAGGTTTCCGCCGTATTCAGGAATGAGGCTGTCTATAAGCGTTACATTGGCACCGAGAGAGACAAGCCTGATCGCAAGGTTTGAGCCTATAAAGCCCAGACCTCCCGTTATCAAAACATGTTTGCCTCTATAAACAGTTTCGAGATCAACCATTTCTTTTAAGTCCTTTTTCCAGCTCCCAGAGTTTTGCATATTTGACAAACACATAATACATGGTGGAAACAGCTATAACAAGCCCGGGCATTCCGTCCAGAAAACCCTTTTTAAAAACATATTCCTTTATAAACCTGAAAGGTGGCCTAAATAGCAGATCGATAAACCTGAAGCGCTTTCCTTCAGCAAACTTGTCCTTCGCTTCGGTTTCAGAATAACGGTTTATCGTGGTAATCTGATCCGCGATGTCTCTGTAATTATAGTGCTCATAAAAAGATGATTTGAGTTCGCCCACCCTGCCTCTTACTTTTACGTTTGCATGCAGCCCCCCCTCGAATCCTCCTCTGTCCTTTCTGAACAGCCTTATTTCATAATCAGGCACCCATCCGCCGTGCATTATCCAGCGGCCCAGGTAAAAGGTACGTCGATGGGCGATGTAGCCGTCGTATATGCCCTTATCACTCTCAAGGCGCTCAAGCATCTCGGATGCGAGTGCAGGTGGAATAACTTCATCGGCGTCAATGAACACAACCCATTCATTTCTGGCCTTGCTGATACAATAATTGTACTGGTCCCTGAAGCCAGGCCACTTCCTCTGCTCGAAATTATCGGTATATCCCTTAACAATCTCCGGGGTGGAATCCGTGCTGAAGGAATCGACGACAATTATCTCATCCGCCCAGGTCTTTACGCTTTCAAGTGCCCCGGCAACTGTGCGTTCATTATCGAACGTGATCATGCAGACGCTTATCTTCACAAAATCTCCTTGAGCACATCATCAGGCGTGATGCTTTTAAGGCATTCATACGTGCCAAATCTGCAGGTTCGTGCCATACACGGCGCGCATTCAAGCCTTTTCGTTATGAATGAGGCCTTCCTGCCGAGCGGCGCAGTCCGTACCGGACTGGTCGAGCCAAATATTCCTATCGTCCTTGTCCCGCTCGCAGCTGCCAGGTGCATCGGCCCCGAGTCATTGGCAACAACTGCATCACACTTCTCCATCAAGGCAACACTTTCAAGCAGGCTCGTCATCCCTGCGATGTTCAATGCGCCTTCTCCGATTGAAGCTTGAATGGCGTTGTTTGCATCCCTGTCCTGCGCACCGCCGAAAAGGAGGATTGACCCGCCTGTTTTTGAAATATACATCTTTCCAAGCTCTGCAAAACTTTCCCTGGGCCATACTTTTGCAGGCCCATAGGCTGCCGAGCAGAAAATTCCAAGCACGGGCCTTTTCGTCTGTCCGATAATCTCTGAAGCCTTAAGCCTTTCTGCATCTGATATAAAAATTTCGGGCAGAACTTCCGTAATCCGTTTGCCAGCTATCGCTTCAAGCATTTCCAGATAAAACTTCGCCTGGTGCCCGGAATATTCTTCAATTTTTCCATAAACGGGGTGCGTAAAAAGCACTGACCTGCCGCTGCATGCACGGCCGTATCTTATCGGGATACCGGAAAGAAACAGAAAAAACGCTGAACTGAACGAGTGCGGCAGGCATATCGCCATGTTGAAATTTTTGTCCCTGATCTTTCTATATACCGCCTTCCATCCGGTAATTCTGGTTTTCTCATTGACCGTGATTACATTTCTCACACAGGGGTTATATCTATAGAGCTCTGCAAGATGGGGCCTTGTCAGCACATGAATTTCCGCATCGGGCCAGGCGTTTCCCAGACCGCATATAAATGGCATGCTCATTACGGCATCCCCGATCCAGTTTACACCCCTGATAAGAATCTTATCCATTTTCAGTCTTATATTAACAAATTACGGATAGCGCAACCCCGGAGCATTTCTTCAGCCATCTATTTGCTTATTGTTAATCTTGACATTTAACTCTAACAGTTTAATCTCAATTTTATGATATACGGCTGGAAAGAAATTTATCAATCAAGGCTTTCTGATGCTGTAACAGCACTAAAACGCATCAGGAAAGGATCCAGAATATTCATAGGCTCAGCCTGCGGAGAGCCGCAGTTGCTGGTGAAAACCCTCATAGATCTTGCACCTCATATGTATGACACCGAGGTGTACCATTTTCTCGATCTGGGGAATTCTGAATATGCGGAAGACAAATATTCCGAACACTTCCGCCATAATGCCCTTTTCATAGGCCAGAGCACAAGAAAGGCGGTTGAAGAAGGCAGGGCCGACTACACTCCGGTGTTCCTCTCCGAAATCCCGAAACTGATGCAGCGAAGGAAGATGAGGATAGATGTCGCCCTGATTCAGGTCTCTCCTCCTGATAAAAGCGGCTATGTAAGTCTGGGTATATCTGTCGATATAACCAAGACAGCTGCCGAGACAGCAAGATATGTCGTTGCTGAAGTAAATCCAAACATGCCGAGAACCCATGGAGACTCATACCTGCATGTCAACGATATAGATGCCTTTGTCGAAAATGACCAGCCCCTCATAGAGTTTCATTCTGAATCACCCACAGAGATAATTGAAAAGATCGGAAGCATAATTGCCGACCTTATTGAAAATGAATCCTGTATTCAGACCGGCATCGGCAAGATACCGAACTCGGTTCTGCCTTATCTTATGAACAAGAAAGACCTCGGAGTTCATACCGAAGTTTTTACAGACAGCCTGATAGATTTAATCGAGGCGGGAGTCGTAAACAACAGGAAGAAGAATATCAACACCGGCAAGATTGTTTCGGCATTCTGCATGGGCAGCCGCAAGCTGTATGACTATGTCGATGACAATCCGCTTTTCGAGTTCAGGCCATGCTCTTATGTAAACAGTTCCAGCATAATAAAGCAGAATGACAGGTGCACTGCCATAAACTCCGCACTGACCGTGGACATTACCGGCCAGATATGCTCTGACTCCCTGGGATTCAGGTTCTACAGCGGTATCGGAGGCCAGTCCGACTTCGTGCGTGGAGCTCGAATGGCCAACCGCGGCAGATCAATAATGACACTGCCGTCAACAACGGATGACGGTGAGAAATCCAGAATAGTCCCGTTCCTGGATCCGGGAAGCGGTGTCGTGATAACAAGGGCTTCAGTAAATTATGTCGTAACCGAATACGGCTATGCTTACATACACGGGAAGACTATACGGGAAAGGGCGCTTGCATTAATAAGCATCGCCCACCCAAAATTCAGAGACTGGCTGCTCGATTGCGCCAAGGAACAGGGTTATATCTACAAGGATCAGATTCTGCCGGCGGCAATATATCCGAGAGAATATGAGTCCTGGTGGAAAGACAAGAAAGGCAACGAAATATTCTTCAGACCGACGAGACCCACCGATGAAAGGGCTATTCAGGACCTTGTATATTCACTCCCGGAACAGGATGTCTATACGCGATTCTTCCAGAACCTCAGAAATTTCCCTCACAAGCTTGCCATGCCGATGGCAGCCATAGATTATACCGACAAGATGGCTATAGTGGGAGTAATGGGCAATGAGGCTCCTGACAGGCAGGAACAGATAATCGCCCTTGGCCATTACGTTCGCGACCCGGTTACCAACAATGCAGAAGTCGCCTTCACCATACATCATGATTATCAGAACATGGGCATAGGCACATTTCTGTTGAATCATTTGTGCATGATAGCGGTAGACAGGAATATACGAGGTTTCACGGCTGACGTTCTGGCCCGGAATACTCCGATGATGAAAGTGTTTTCAAAAACCGGTTATCCTCTGAAGGTCAAACTTGAATACGGGGTTTATGAACTGGAAATTCCTTTTGAAGAAGGGAAAAAAGAGAATGCAGGCAGTTAAGCCTGCTTCTCTTTCCCAAGAAATCCTATAAGCATCTCGAGAAGGTCTGAAACGGTAATGATACCTGCGAGTCTGTTTTCTTCAACCACCGGAAGACCGCCTATTTTTTCCTTATGCATTATGACGGCTGCATCCAGTATATCCGAATCGGGATTTACGGTTATTGGATTAGGCGTCATACATGCTTCGACTTTTATCTCGTTCTGCAGGTATTCATCATACATGGCTTCATGAAATACGAATGGAGAATTCAATGCCTTCCTTATATCGAGGTCGGTAATTATACCTACGAGATTTCCGTCTTTTACTACTGGCAGGCGTCTGAAACGCTTTTCTTCCATGATCTTTATTGCTGATCCGACAGAAGCTTCAGGTGCAATGATAACGGCAGCGGTCTTCATCATTTCAGAAACCTTCAAAAATCACCTCTCATGTTATAATTGTTTATCAAAACTTATGATTAAGCCATCCTCCTCTTTTACAGGATCAAAAGAGAGTTATCGCCATCGCCATATGCATGAGGTATATAGCCGTCGGCCTCCCAGTCGTTCTCCCACCTAGTATTGTCGATAAGATAGCGGAACTGGTAGGTCTTGCCGGATTCAAGGTAGAGGCTGATGGAAAATGAACCGTCTTTCTGTTTCTTCATGAAATCCACGTCCGTAATCCAATCATTGAAATCACCAGCAATTGCAACCTTTCTTGCATTTCCAACGGCTTCTTTAGGTATGGAAAACGTAACTTTGAACAACTGTTTTGACTTCACATATTGTTTTTTCAATGCCATTACGCGCCCCTCCTTTTCCTGGCAGTATTTCCCTACATGAACCCGTTATCCCCATAACATAACATATATTATATTTCGGTTAAGTTCTTTTGCAAGTTTCCTGCTTTTATTACTTAATGACTTTCTATTCCTCCAGCCTGGCGGAAATAATTATCACGGGCTCCACAGGAACATCGCTGTGAAATCCCTTGTTGCCCGTCTTTACGGCCGCAATTTTATCAACAACATCCATTCCTTCAACCACCTTTGCAAAAACCGCATAACCGAAATCACGTACACCGTGATCAAGAAACTTGTTGTCATTGACATTGATAAAGAATTGAGATGTTGCACTGTCAATTGCAGAAGTTCTTGCCATGGAGAGTGTGCCTCGCTCGTTTTTAAGCCCGTTCTTCGCTTCATTCTTTATGGGCTTCTTTGTAGCCTTGTCCATCATATCAGGCGTCATGCCACCGCCCTGTATCATAAATCCAGGGATAACACGGTGGAATATCGTCCCGTCGAAAAAGCCGTCCTTTATATAAGATATAAAATTTTCTGTCGTTATCGGGGCCTCGTCCTTGAACAGCTCTATCTTGATATCTCCCAGGGTTGTTGAAAGAGTTACCATATTCACCTCACATTGTTTGATTTTTTTGTTTTTAAAACATCTTGCTTGTTTAAACAAATATATAATATGAATAGAGCATGGAACAGTTCAAGCTTGAAGATATCACATTCCCTCTCCTGATGAAGGATATAATTGAAGATAAATTCTCTGGAATATTATTTCTGTCTCTCGAACAGTGGAGAAAGGGAATCATATTCAAGGAAGGAAGGCTCTGTGCCATACAGTCAAACCGCCCCGAAGAGCTCCTTGGTAATATTCTTGTTGAAAAAAACTTTATCACTCAGGAACAAAATGACATTTCACTGGAAAAGGCACGGATTGAAAGAATCAAACATGGAGCTGCACTCATACTGCTTGGTTTCCTGAACCAGATACAGCTTACTGAAGCACTTATAATTCAGATAGAAAAACGTTTCCTGGACATTTTTGAATGGCAGACAGGATCGGTTCAGGAGGTCCCCAAAACTATAAATAAGAATCCTGAACTTACAGTGGATGAGCTGAACTATCTTTTAAGAAAGGGTATTACCGAAAAATTCAATCCCTCCATGGCGATAACGGCACTTATGCCTTATGCAGCCGTCAAACCGAAGCCGCTGAAAGAAGAAATGCCTAAAGGGATTTCAATAGACATTGAAAGCCTGGAGAAAATGACTGTTTCGGAAATTATATTAAAAAACCCCCAGACAGCCATTGATCTGTTCGCACTTTACTGCAGTGGATTGATAACATTCGAAGAAAGCAAGCACAAGGCGTTGATTGACAAGCTGCGCAGCAAACTGAAAGAAATAAATAAAAAGACGCCTTTCGAACTGCTGGGTATAGATTCCGATGCATCTGATGATACTCTTAAAAAGGCCTATATAAGACTTGTCAAAGACAACCATCCCGATTCCTATGCATACGCGGCTGATATTGAAGTCAAAGACCTGGCAAATGAGATATTCACGGATATCCAGAAAGCTTACAATGAAATTTTAAAGGAGCGCCAGGGCAAGCCTAAAGTTGATCAGTGGGTGAACGACCAGCTTCAGGCTGAATTGATTTATCAGCAGGCCCTGGACGAACTGAAGAATAAAAATTATGAAAAGGCCCTGGATCTCCTGAAATTATGCGTAAAAATGGCACCAGACGAGAAGGCCTACAATGAGTCATACATTAATGCCATGTTCATGAAACTGCAGGCAACAAACGGTCCTACTATTGAAATAAAGAATGCGATAAGAGACTCTATTAAACGTTTTCCTCAAACTGATTTCTATTATCTCATCCTTGGATGGGTGCTCAAGAAAGAAGGCTCCATCAAGGCTGTCGATGCCTTCAGGGCTGCACTAAGGATTAATCCTAAAAATGTCGATGCAAGCCGCGAACTCAGATTGTATCGCATGAGGGGTAAGGTCTAGCCGGACTGCCGCATGAATCGCATAGGATTTATTTTAAAGCTCAAGCCGGATAAAATAAATGAATATAAAGAGCATCACAGAAGAGTCTGGCCTGAAATGCTCGAGGCTCTCAAAAAAACCGGATGGCACAACTATTCGCTGTTTCTGAAGGATGATGGAACTATATTCGGATATTTTGAAACACCCGGAACACTCGATGATGCAATCAAAGGCATGTCAAAGGAGGAAATAAACTCAAGATGGCAGGCGTTTATGGCACCGTATTTTGAGAATCTTGATGGTTTGCAACCTGATAAGGGCATGCTCGAACTTGAAGAAATCTTCCACCTGGACTAGACCAGCTTACCTCTTCGATAGAAAATTCTTCTCGTACTCGCCTGTCTTATCAAGCCATTTTAACCCGGCAGGAACATCGTTAATGGTACACCAGTAATCCCATACGCTCCCCAAAGGCAAGGTCTTGCAAGCTTCCATAAGTGCAAGTCTTCCCAGACCGTTTCCTTCCAGTTCATATTCCCTTATTTTATCGAGCGGTTCGAGCAGAGCAAACAGGACAGCCATTAGGGTAGCACGCGCGCCAGCCACCCATGCACCTATCCTGTTTATGGATGCATCGAAATAATCAAGCGCCAGGTATGTCCTTTCAAGTGCCCCCGCCCTTGCTGTTTCAAGCATCAGTTCCTTCACTCCGTCATCAAAGACGGCAACATGATCGGAATCCCATCTCAGACCGCGGCTTATGTGCAGAAGCAGCCGCTGCTGAAACATAAGAATGGAGGATATCTTGTCCGCAACGGATTCGGTCGGATGGAAATGTCCCATATCCAGGCACAGGAGTACATCGTCATTGTTTCTTAAATTATGATCGGATACCCATTGCATGTAGAATTCATGTGAACCGGCGACAAAGGCCTCTGATCCAATGCCGAAGAGTTTGCTCTCGACGCTGTCCATGAGGCATGTCCTGTCATGACGAACTGAATATATTTCCGATAATGACTCTTTGAGCTTCTCCCTTCTTTTAAAACGAAGTGCAGTACTATCCTTGCAGCCGTCAGGTATCCACAGATTGTGCATGCATGGTCTGCCTAAGGTTTTTCCGAAATGCTCACCTATCTCACGGCATCTTTTTACATGCTCCACCCAGAAGTTCCTCTTATCATCCTCCAGCGAACACAAAGTCCACCCGTCCGATGACCTTACATGTCCGAAGCATGTGGCGTTGAAATCAAGCCCCAGTCCGTGCTCTTTTGCCCAGTCCACCCAATGAATATACTGTGAGTAAACCAGTGTATCCCTGTCTCCTGTGTATTTTGAGAAATCACCGTAGATTGCATGCAGGTTGAGTCTGTGTTTACCCGGGATAAGCGAAAGTGCAATTTTTAAATCCGCCTGTAGTTCCTCAACATTTCCAGCCCTTCCTGGGTAATTTCCCGTTACGGCAAGCCCGCCTCCCGGCTCGGAAACGGGCATTTCAAATCCCCTGACGTCATCTCCCTGCCAGCAGTGTATTGATAATGAAATACTATCAAGTTTTTTAAGGGCTTCAGATACGCTGACGCCATGCTCGGCGTATTTCTCGACTGCAATCTCGTATGCCTTCATAATCAATGCTTCATTCATCGATTGGGCTCCGTTCAATGATTGTTTTATATCCCTTATATGCCGTTTCCCATTCATCCCTGTTATCTGATGCATTATATTTTTCTGTTTCGAATGAAAGGGAAACTATTTCCCGGAGTTCATCAATTGAGCTTATTCCGCCCAGAGCAGACGCCTGCATGAGAAGGTTTCCTATTGCAGTCGCTTCCATAGGCCCGGCAATAACTTGAATGCCTGTTGCATCTGCTGTAAACTGGTTCAAAAGGGTATTTCTGCTCCCACCGCCTATTATGTGAATCCTGTTAATATCAGAATCATAAAGATCACGAAGCTGTTCGAGAACGAGCCTGTACTTAAGTGCAAGACCCTCGAGTATTGATCTTGTAACCTCTCCCCTTGTCTGCGGGACAGGCTGGTGTGTTTTCCTGCAATAATTCACAATAGCCACGGGCATATCGGCAGGGGTTCTGAATCCTCTGTAATCAGGATCAATAAATGCGGAAAAGCCCCTTGCCGATTCCGCTTCCCTGATCAGTTCATCATAAGAAGGAGTTGACCCTTTTAATCCCCATACCCTCCTGCATTCCTGAAGAAGCCACATGCCTGAAATATTCTTAAGAACCCTCCAACGGCCCTGTACTCCTCCCTCATTGGTAAAATTTGACATGAAAGATTCATCATTTATCACCGGATGGTCTGTCTCGACACCCATAAGCGACCATGTGCCTGAACTGATATATGACCAATCCCGCCCACATGACGGAACCGCAGCAACTGCCGAGGCGGTATCATGCGAGGCAACAGCAATGACCGGAACTTCTCTCATGCCGGTCTCTTTCGAAATTTCGGATGATAGATTTCCAAGAATTGACCCCGGTTTTACTATTTCCTGAAACAGAGATGGCTTTATTCCGAGCGCCGAAACAAGGACCATGTCCCAATCCATCAATGTCGGATTGAAAACTTGAGATGTGGTGGCAACAGTGAATTCCGTCTTTTTGATTCCGCATAAGAAAAAATTCAATATGTCCGGGATGAATAAAACAGCATTGGCAATATCAAGTATCGGAGATTTGTCTCTAAACATGGATTCTAGCTGGAAAAGTGAATTAAAATCCATGAATTGAATGCCAGTTCTTTTATATAGTTCCTCTTTGGTGATCTTTTTGAAAAAGGAATCCGCAGCACCTTCAGTACGTTTGTCCCGATAGGAAAACGGCAGACCAATAAGCTGTCCGTTCAGGTCAATCAGTCCGAAATCGACCCCCCATGTGTCAATGCCGATTGAATCAGGAACTGTTTTTCTGGCACACAGATGCAGGGCCTTTTTGATTTCTTCAAAAATCCTGTAAATATTCCAGTGCAGCCGGCCATTTACATTAAGCACGCCGGTTGGAAAACGATGAATTTCTTCGATATTCAGTTTTTTCTCTTCGAGCCTTCCAAGTATGGCCCTTCCGCTGTCTGCTCCCAGATCTATTGCAAGATGAACTGACATGATAACATTGTCCTTAACATGACAGATTGAAAGCATGTTTCAGTTCTGCGAGTTCGGTTTCGGACAGGCCTTCAGGCGTCTCTCCGGCATTAAGGCAGGCAAGCAGCACCTGTGCACCTTTATTCAATATGTCAATTGTATCGAACCCGCTTACCGGACTATCCGAAACCGCCAGACAGCCATGCTTCTGCCAGATGACAATCCTGAAACCCTTCATGATCTTTTCAAGTGTTGATTCGGCAAGCTTTTCGGATCCCGGAAGGGCATAGTCCACGAGTCCGGCACCTTTCGGTATCACGACCTTAACCTCCGGCAGCATGCCATGAAGCATTGAA
This genomic interval carries:
- the waaF gene encoding lipopolysaccharide heptosyltransferase II; protein product: MDKILIRGVNWIGDAVMSMPFICGLGNAWPDAEIHVLTRPHLAELYRYNPCVRNVITVNEKTRITGWKAVYRKIRDKNFNMAICLPHSFSSAFFLFLSGIPIRYGRACSGRSVLFTHPVYGKIEEYSGHQAKFYLEMLEAIAGKRITEVLPEIFISDAERLKASEIIGQTKRPVLGIFCSAAYGPAKVWPRESFAELGKMYISKTGGSILLFGGAQDRDANNAIQASIGEGALNIAGMTSLLESVALMEKCDAVVANDSGPMHLAAASGTRTIGIFGSTSPVRTAPLGRKASFITKRLECAPCMARTCRFGTYECLKSITPDDVLKEIL
- a CDS encoding glycosyltransferase family 2 protein, with product MKISVCMITFDNERTVAGALESVKTWADEIIVVDSFSTDSTPEIVKGYTDNFEQRKWPGFRDQYNYCISKARNEWVVFIDADEVIPPALASEMLERLESDKGIYDGYIAHRRTFYLGRWIMHGGWVPDYEIRLFRKDRGGFEGGLHANVKVRGRVGELKSSFYEHYNYRDIADQITTINRYSETEAKDKFAEGKRFRFIDLLFRPPFRFIKEYVFKKGFLDGMPGLVIAVSTMYYVFVKYAKLWELEKGLKRNG
- a CDS encoding NAD-dependent epimerase/dehydratase family protein, translating into MVDLETVYRGKHVLITGGLGFIGSNLAIRLVSLGANVTLIDSLIPEYGGNLFNIEPVKDRVKVNFSDVRDEHSMRFLVKGQDYLFNLAGQTSHVDSMQNPYADLEINARAQLFILEACRHNNPDIKIVFASTRQIYGKPQYLPADEDHPVCPVDVNGINKVAGEWYHIVYNNVYNIRSCVLRLTNTYGPRMRIKDARQTFLGIWIKNIIEGKPLLIFGDGLQVRDFTFSEDAVDAFLFAGADEKADGKVYNLGGEGRITLSELAAMIIDINGSGTSEIVPFPKERKIIDIGDYYSDCKKIENELGWKPATGIEQGLQISINYFKEYFSYYR
- a CDS encoding DegT/DnrJ/EryC1/StrS family aminotransferase yields the protein MQGKEIIPVVNPKAQSEVLQKEILDAVARVVDSGWYILGSEVDSFEKEFASFIGADNCIGVASGTDALMLALKAAGLKTGDEVITVSHSAVATVAAIEQAGLVPVFADIDNTSRCIDPGLIEALISPKTMAIVPVHIYGQPCDMSAIMGIAERHGLKVIEDCAQAHGAIIGDKKAGTFGHAAAFSFYPTKNLGALGDGGAVITNDCGIADNVKWLREYGWKERYVSSFSGVNSRLDEIQAAILRVKLGHLEKANERRRQIASSYNSAISGSSIKAPADIQNTTHAMHLYVVECEERDKLREYLMNEGIGTAIHYPLAIHQQPAYLGRVRGCTGLANTERLYKGILSLPMYPELADAQVERVCEAINKWR
- a CDS encoding glycosyltransferase family 4 protein, whose protein sequence is MKVCLAIEKFDPKTGGAERYCWDLAHFLADRGHEVAVICMKSSGTDCPGIAIHKVRVIKFPQSLRHLSFALMHFFKARKMKGWVHYGVGNTFHMDIYQPHGGLHAAWSERDIIRYSENMRSLIRIIKRLSFKDAFQRAFEWWTLKVERPVVLAISRMVENDIREFCGKNPPEIFLIPNGIDTRKYSPAKIEGRSDIRKFYGLGENDFVFLFVANNFILKGFRILLEALKKIKKTNVRLLVVGEPDAGSMSLAGKFGRMIVFAGKSAGLDYIYPACDCLAHPTYYDACSLVVLESLASGTPVITTSANGASMFIESGKNGYIIPAADVDALEHAIDKMISGGMPHVENTSFDDSYTVFEKIEKVIAEKGKRK